GCTTGACGCCGGCAGGGACGCGGACGGTGAAGTCGATCGCCGCGTCGTCGCCGTCGATGTTCCCGTTGTTTCCGCGGCACGGGCCGTCTCCGTCCACGTCCGTGCGCCTGCCGTTGCCGCGCCCACTACGCTGCGGATAGATGGTGCAGATGGTGATGCCGTCCCGCGTTTCCACCGCCTCGATGCGCACGTCGGCCGCGCCCCGCCCACGCCGCCGCCCGATGACCTCCACCTGGTCGCCCGATGCCGTCTCGGCGGTCACGTTGCCGACGATGCCGTTGATCTCGATCTCCTGCCCGCGCGCCAGCCGGCCAGACCAGCGGAAGTCCTCCTGCCCCGCCACCGCCATCGATCCGAACTCCGTAGCCTGCTGAACCGCGGGGGTGCCACCATCACGCGTCGCGCCGACAAAGCCCATCACGGCCGCCGCCGCGGCAACCATCGCTTCGTACCGCATCATCCGTCTCCCTGTTGTCGAGTTGGGGGATTCGCGCCGCGGAACGCACCGCCGCCGCATCCGAAAGGATTGGATGCGAGGTCCGGCGAAATGGTTTGAAGGGGAGGGTACGCGCACCAGGACTGCCGAAGCGCGCCTGTCATCCCGACGGAGCGGCCACGATGCACTCGCCCCTGCACCGTAGCCTGCAGCGACTGAGGGATCCGCCACACACTCCGCGAAACGAACCGTGGTTCTCCTCCGGACGAGTCGAGTCGTTGCCGTTCGGGCTGACGAGAAACAGAACGGCTCCGTGTTTCCGCGGTCTGAAGCGTTCGATGCGTAATAGGTGGCGGATCCCTCAGTCGCTGCGGAGTACAGCCTTCGGGCCGGTCCGGTGTGGTCGCTTCCATCGGGATGACATTGCGCGCTCCCGGCAGGTGCCGCGGGCGGGCAGGTGAAGCCCCGCCGCTACCCGTGCCGCTGGTTCACCCGCAACGCAATCCGCGCGGCGACGCCCAGCGGAAGCAGGCGCCCGAACAGCGTGGCCGCCCGGTTCGCCGCGCCGGGAACCACGTGAGCCCGGTCCGCGTCGAACGCGTCCAGTCCCCCCGCGACCACCTGCTCGGGCGTCAGGTAGCCCGGCTGCCCCTCGTACACGCGCGTGCCGGCCACCGCCTGGAACCCGCTGGGCGTGGGCCCGGGGCACAGGGCCATCACGCGCACCCCGGCTTGCCGGTTCTCCACCGCCAGCGACTCCGAGAGCGACAGCACGAACGCCTTGGTGGCCGCGTAGGCCGCCATCGAGGGCACGGGCTGAAAGGCGACGATTGAGGCCACGTTGATGATGCCCCCCGCTCCGCGCTCCCGCATCTCCCCCACGGCCAGGTGCGCCAGCTCCAGCAGCGCCGTGCAGTTCAGCGACACCATCTCCGCCTGCCGCTCCCTCGGCAGCTCGTGGAAGCGGCCGCGCAGCCCGAAGCCCGCGTTGTTCACCAGCAGGTGCACTGGATGCTCGGCCGAAGCCTGTTCCCACGCCCGCGCCGCGGCCCCGGGCACCGCCAGGTCCGCGGCAACCACCTGCGTCTCGATGCCGTGCTCCCGCCGCAGCGCATCGCCCAGCGCCTGCAGCCGGTCCGCGGAACGCGCGCAGAGCACCAGGTTCATCCCGCGCGCCGCAAGCGCCCACGCGAACGCCTCGCCGATGCCCATCGACGCGCCCGTCACCAGCGCCCACCGGCCGCGGTATTCGAAGGGCCCGGAGCCGGCGGACCGGGAACGCTCGGACGGATGATCGGGCATGGTAACAATCGAAGGCAGGAGAAACGAAAAGGGCGCGGGAATCAGCTCCCGCGCCCTTCGCGTTGCGAACTTCGCGCCCGCTCACGTCGTGGTGCGCCGGTCGTGTCCAGCCGCTCGATACGAGCCGGCCACTTCTGGTGCCACACCTGCGAGGCTCCCGCGCCGGCTTCTTGGTTATTTCGGGAGACGTCCGCCCTTCAGCAATCACATCCCAAGATCCTATACCGTGCAGTTAGCGGGATCAGCTACGAACTCCGCGAGGGACTCACACTCAAACTCGAACTCGCCAGTCTCATGATCGAGTGCGAGCACCTGACCGGCAGTGAAGTCGCCGAAACCTCTCAAGCAGAGCGCGTAAACGACCCCAAAGCCGTTCTTCTGCGCAAAGAACACCACGTTGTGGAACTCCTCGACGGCAGGAATGGGACCCTCACTGCCGCCGAAGTAATCCCGTAGCTGCTCCGGCTGCTCCAGGATTTGTGGAACGCTCAGGTACAGCGGATTCCACCCTGGTCCCCAGTACTTGTCCCGATAAGCAACCCCGTTGAACTCGAACAACATCGAACGATGATCAGGGTGCAAGCCTGAGCCGAAAGTGTTCTCCAGCCGAGCGATGTCCTCGCTGGTTGCAGGGGCCGCGAACCTGTACTCGCTCGCGAGATAATCGCGATCCTCGAATTCCTCTATCGCTTCATCCAACAGCGTTTTCCACTGCGCCATGTCGCACCTTCAGTTGCGTGACAAGAGCGTTTCAGGAAAACGAACCGGACGCCGGCCCAGGAACGTCCCGCATGACCGGCGCTACCAGCTGAGCCCGCTGTCCAGCAGGGCCTGGGCCTCGTCGGCGCTGGCCGGGCGCGAGAACAGGTAGCCCTGCCCGTACTCGCAGCGCAGCGCGCGGATCTGGCTGAGCACGCCCGGGTTCTCGATGCCCTCCGTCACCACCTCCACCCCCAGCGCCTGCGCCATGGCCACGATGGTGCGCACGATCTGCAGCGGGTCGTCGCCCGCCCCCGTCACGAACGAGCGGTCGATCTTCAGCGCGTCCAGCGGCAGCCGGTGGAGGTAGCTGAGCGACGAATACCCGGTGCCGAAGTCGTCCACGTGAAGCCGCACCCCCAGCGCCTTCAGCCGGTGAAGCATGCCCATCACCGCCGCGGACTGCTGCAGGATGGTGCTTTCGGTGATCTCCAGCTCCAGCGACCCGGGCTCGATGCCCGTGCGGGCCACCACCTCGGCCACGCGGTCCACCAGGTCCGGCTGCGTGAACTGCCGCGCCGACAGGTTCACGGCCATCCGCATCCCCGCCCCGCCGGGCCGGTCCTGCAGGGTGCGCAGGGTGGTGCACGCCTGCTCCAGCACCCACAGCCCCAGCGGCAGGATCAGCCCCGTCTCCTCGGCCAGCGGCACGAACTCGTCGGGCTGGATCATGCCGCGCGTGGGGTGCTCCCACCGCGCCAGCGCCTCGAACCCCGCGATGCGCCCGGTCTCCAGCTTGACGATGGGCTGGTAGTGCACGCGCAGCTCGCCGCGCTGCAGGGCATGGCGCAGGTCCGTTTCCAGGTGCAGCCGGGCGATGGCCTCGGCGTGCATGGCGGGATCGAACACCTGGTAGTGGCCCTCGCCGGCCTCGCGGGCACGCACCATGGCGATGGTGGAGTCGCGCAGCACGTCCTCGGCGCGCTCGTACGTCCCCTCGCCCAGGACGATGCCGATGCTGGCGCCGCTGAACACCTCGCGCCCGCCCACGCGGAAGGACGCCGTCAGGGTGCTGTGGATGGAGGCCGCGATGCGGGCCGGCTCGCGCACGCCCCGCACGTCTTCCAGGAGCACGGCGAACTGGTCGCCGCCGACGTGGGCGATCATGCCGTCGGGGGGAACGCACTCGCGCAGGCGCTCCGCCGCGGCGCGCAGCAGCTCCTCGGCCGAGGCGCGGCCCAGGCTGTCGGCCACCAGCTGCACCCGGTCGATTTCCACCGCCAGCAGCGCGAAGTGGCCCTGCCCCATGCGCGCCAGCTCCACCGCCAGCTCCAGCCGGTGCGTCAGCAGCCCGCGGTTGGGCTGGCCCGTCACCGCGTCGTAGTACGCGCTGCGCAGCAGCTCGCGCTCCAGGTGCTTGCGGTGCGTCAGGTCTTCGCAGCAGGTCACCAGCCCCAGGGGCCGTCCCGACGCGTCGCGCACCACGTCGGAGCGCAGCATCACCGGAAAGGTGCTGCCGTCCTTCCTGACGTTGATGGTTTCGCGGTTCCACCCCTCGGCCGTCGCCATCTTCTCGGGCGCCAGCGGCCGGGCGGCCGCCGGCGGGGCGAAGATGCGGGCGTGCTTGCCGATCAGCTCGTCGGCCTCGTAGCCGTGCATCCGCGCGTCGGCGGGGTTGATGTAGAGAATGCGCCCGTTCACGTCGGTGACGGTGACGCCCAGCGTCATCGTTTCCACCGCCTTCTTCAGCATCCGCAGGTTCAGGCCCCGCTTGGAGGCGCTGCGCGCGGCGATGGCCAGCGCCTCCTGCACGCCCGGCGCGTCCTCGCGGCGCGCCACCAGGTGCGAGGCCAGGATGGCCAGCGACGAAAGCAGCTCCACCTCGTCGTCCGTCCACACCCGGGGGCGCGAATCGGCCACGCACAGGATGCCCGCCACACGCCCGTCCGCCCGGTGGAAGGGGATGCCGGCGTACCCCACCTCGCCCAGCCACAGCGTGGGGTCGGCCAGCACCTCGGGTTGCTCGCGGGCGTCCCGCACCAGCAGCGGCTCACCCGATTCCGCGGCCAGACGGCAGAGCGAACGCGGCAGCGCGGCCTCCCGCCGGGCGCGCCAGCATTCGCCACAGCCGCCCGCGGCATACGGTCCGCCACCATCCACGAGGGAGATGACGGACACCGGGGCAGACACCAGGCGCACGGCGAGGGAGGCCAGGCGTTGGAAGCCTGCCTCGGCACTGCCCCCACGCTCGTCGAGCGTCGCGAGGGGGGAGCCGCCGTACGCGTTCAGCAGCATCACGGGCGAACCTGCTTCAGGAATTGGGATCAGTCTCGCCCCGGTAAAGAGCAAGGGCCGTGCGAGAGTCGCGGCAGTTTCGTCGGGTGGGCGATCGGGGGGGATGACGATGCATGATAACGACACGTCACTTCAGCCGGTAGGCCCGCCTGCAAAAAGCGTCCGCCCTGGAATTTCCAGGGCGGACGCCAAATTTTTCCTTCAGGCGACGCA
This Longimicrobium sp. DNA region includes the following protein-coding sequences:
- a CDS encoding DUF4097 family beta strand repeat-containing protein — protein: MMRYEAMVAAAAAVMGFVGATRDGGTPAVQQATEFGSMAVAGQEDFRWSGRLARGQEIEINGIVGNVTAETASGDQVEVIGRRRGRGAADVRIEAVETRDGITICTIYPQRSGRGNGRRTDVDGDGPCRGNNGNIDGDDAAIDFTVRVPAGVKLAANTVSGDIVAEGLRSPVEAASVSGDVRVSTSGPARASTVSGEVVATFAQTDSDEMEFNSVSGDVTLRLAGNVGAEVEAQTLSGEIHSDFPLRRGHMTDDDDDDDDDDDDGGVHVDIRIGQSARGTIGRGGAELSVTTISGDIRLERAR
- a CDS encoding putative bifunctional diguanylate cyclase/phosphodiesterase: MLLNAYGGSPLATLDERGGSAEAGFQRLASLAVRLVSAPVSVISLVDGGGPYAAGGCGECWRARREAALPRSLCRLAAESGEPLLVRDAREQPEVLADPTLWLGEVGYAGIPFHRADGRVAGILCVADSRPRVWTDDEVELLSSLAILASHLVARREDAPGVQEALAIAARSASKRGLNLRMLKKAVETMTLGVTVTDVNGRILYINPADARMHGYEADELIGKHARIFAPPAAARPLAPEKMATAEGWNRETINVRKDGSTFPVMLRSDVVRDASGRPLGLVTCCEDLTHRKHLERELLRSAYYDAVTGQPNRGLLTHRLELAVELARMGQGHFALLAVEIDRVQLVADSLGRASAEELLRAAAERLRECVPPDGMIAHVGGDQFAVLLEDVRGVREPARIAASIHSTLTASFRVGGREVFSGASIGIVLGEGTYERAEDVLRDSTIAMVRAREAGEGHYQVFDPAMHAEAIARLHLETDLRHALQRGELRVHYQPIVKLETGRIAGFEALARWEHPTRGMIQPDEFVPLAEETGLILPLGLWVLEQACTTLRTLQDRPGGAGMRMAVNLSARQFTQPDLVDRVAEVVARTGIEPGSLELEITESTILQQSAAVMGMLHRLKALGVRLHVDDFGTGYSSLSYLHRLPLDALKIDRSFVTGAGDDPLQIVRTIVAMAQALGVEVVTEGIENPGVLSQIRALRCEYGQGYLFSRPASADEAQALLDSGLSW
- a CDS encoding SDR family oxidoreductase, which encodes MPDHPSERSRSAGSGPFEYRGRWALVTGASMGIGEAFAWALAARGMNLVLCARSADRLQALGDALRREHGIETQVVAADLAVPGAAARAWEQASAEHPVHLLVNNAGFGLRGRFHELPRERQAEMVSLNCTALLELAHLAVGEMRERGAGGIINVASIVAFQPVPSMAAYAATKAFVLSLSESLAVENRQAGVRVMALCPGPTPSGFQAVAGTRVYEGQPGYLTPEQVVAGGLDAFDADRAHVVPGAANRAATLFGRLLPLGVAARIALRVNQRHG
- a CDS encoding SMI1/KNR4 family protein — its product is MAQWKTLLDEAIEEFEDRDYLASEYRFAAPATSEDIARLENTFGSGLHPDHRSMLFEFNGVAYRDKYWGPGWNPLYLSVPQILEQPEQLRDYFGGSEGPIPAVEEFHNVVFFAQKNGFGVVYALCLRGFGDFTAGQVLALDHETGEFEFECESLAEFVADPANCTV